DNA sequence from the Vibrio pelagius genome:
TCTTTTAGTTTATACCAAGAGCGAACTTTCGCCAGCGCCACATCCGCTTGCTTATCCTTCTCTTTAACCTTATCCAGTTCAACCAGTGCTTTGCTGTAGTAACCCTGCTGGACCATCAGTTGAGCAACGTTCCAGTGATATTTGGGTTTCTGCTTCGCTGCAAGAGTCCAGATTTCAATAGCTTGATCCCATTCACGCGCCAATTGCCAGTACGTTGCTTGCTCTGCCAGTAGCTGAGCGTCGCTTGATGCATTACTCAGCTTACTGATCTCTTTTGCGGCGCGTTCTGGAATACCACGTTTAGCATACAGTTGTGCCATTAAACGACGATCAGAGTCGCTGATCTCGACACCTTGTAATTCAGCCAATGCGAGTGTATTCAATGCTGCACGGTTACGATCTAGCCTCATTTGAATACCAACCAATTGACGCCACCAGTTGGTTTTATCAGGTTGCAATTCAATTAAGCTTTCAAGCGTTGGAATAGACTGCTTCCACTGTTTGAGCTGCAATTGTGCACCAAGCTTCAGTGACAAAGGGGCTAAGTCTGGTGTTTTGTTAAACTTGTCGTACTGAGCAATTGCTGGTAAGACTTTTTTCCAGTTCTGTAGTTGATACTCGGCTTGAGCTATACGCAACCAAAGCTGATCTTTCTTTTCTGCTTCTGGGGCTGTTTTAACCAACTCGTAGTAATGAGGTAAAGCTTTTTTAAACTCTTGTTCGTTCAACAGCAGATCGGCCAACATTCGCTGCGTGATCCAAGCTTGTTCATCCAACAGAAGGCCAGTATCCACAGCATAAGCTAACTGTTTTATTGCTGCTGAAGGCTTACCATCTTGCCAGTAAAACACACCGAGCATACGTGCAACATAGGCTTTGTCGTAAGCTCGCGAAGACTCTATCGATGCCAGTGTTTCAATCGCCTCTTTTACCTTCTCTTCTTGTGAGAGTTGGTGTGCTTTCTGTACACGTATAGCGGTGTACTGACTAAGCTCTTTCGCTTGCAACATGAAGGGCATTAATATTAGCCCAACTAATATCCATACTTTTTTCATCATTTAGCCAATTTGAATTCAAGCCTCACGGTTTGCCCTATTTGGGCTATCGCTTTGCCATCAATCACCTTAGGTTGATACTTCCACTTTTTAAGAGCGCGCATCGCTTCACGCTCAAACATGCGGCGAGGGTTAGCTTCGGTCACTTGGATATCGATCGGTCGCCCTGTTTCATCAATAGTGAAACTCATTACAACATAACCTTCAGCACCACGTTTCAGAGCCTTTGCAGGGTAGCGAGGCTCAACACGATACAGAGGCATAGCTTGTTGATTAGTGCCAAAATCCGAAAATGTCGGAGCGTTAATTGCAAGACCATCAATCGATGTATTTAAGTCCAAGGCTGGTAGCGAAGACATAGTATTTAAAGGCGTCACGCTGGCCTGAGAGGTTGACGCCTGAGCTTCTGGTGGTGGCTCTGGCATCTCCGGCTGCTCTGGGACAGCACGTTGCCTTCTCTGAACTTCTTGCTCCTGCTCCATCATTACCATGTTGAAGGTTAAGCTCTCACTCTTCTCTGGTGCTCGTTGGTGACCATTGTCCACCATCCAAGCCATAAAAGAGAATAGAACCAAGCCCAAAGCACCGGCAATAGGGAGAGCGAGAAATAAGCGAATCATCGGCAAACTCCCTTACACTATCGCTGTTCAGCGGCAAGCGCTATGTTTTTAACGCCGGCACCTTTCGCAGCATCCATCACCTTAACAACGGTGCCGTTGTAAGCATGTTCATCAGCTTGAATTACAAGTGATGCTTCGGGTTGCTCAAGCAATAGATGTTCGAGTGTCGCTTGTACACGCTCGACATCAATCAAACGTTTATCGATGTATATGTCGTTCGCAGATGTAATCGCCACAAAAATGCCTGCATCTTTTTGGCTGACGACGTTAGATGCTTGAGGGCGATTCACTTCCACACCTGATTCGCGTACAAACGAGCTCGTCACGATAAAGAAAATAAGCATGATAAATACAATATCAAGCATCGAAGTCAGGTCGATTTGAGCCTCTTCGTTTTTGGAATGACGTCTTCCGAGTCTCATCGTTGACTCCTTAATGATTTTTCTAATTTTATTTCTAAACGACTGCACACCTTCGCCAAACGTGCATGAACAAACATGCCCGCCAACGCAGCGACCATACCCGCCATTGTTGGTAACGTGGCAAGAGAAATCCCCGAAGCCATTAACTTAGGATCACTACTGCCTTGTGTCGCCATTACATCAAACACCGAGATCATACCCGTTACTGTGCCAAGCAGACCCAGCATAGGACAAATCGCAACTAAGAGTTTGATGAAGTTTAGGTTCTGATTTAGTAATAGGCTTGCTTGACCCAACCAACCTTCTCGGATCGCTTTCGCGTGCCAAGAAGACTGATCATGTCTCTCATTCCATTGTTCAACCCAGGCTTTACGCTGTTTTGGAAAATAAAACGCCAAGTATAGAACGCGCTCGACCACCAGTACCCAATAGACGAGTACAACAGCAGCCAACCACCACAGAACGAAACCGCCCTGATCCATGAAATCAGACAAGGATAGCAGCCAGTCACTGGAAAATAGTGAACTAGACAACAAGATATCCATTATGCCGCTGTCCCCATTGGCTCAACATCCGCTTCTGGTTGCGTCGCTTTTTCGGCTTGCTCCGCTACCAAACCAATGCCTTGCTTCTCAAGGATGTTACGAATGTTCTCTGCTTGAGTGCTCAATAGGTTATGAGCCAGTAGCAACGGCATTGCAGCAACAAGACCAAGTACTGTCGTTACTAGTGCCATTGAGATACCACCAGCCATTACTTTAGGATCGCCGTTACCAAATTGAGTAATCACTTGGAAGGTCTCGATCATACCTGTCACAGTACCCAATAGACCAAGCATTGGAGCCAGTGCTGCAAGCAGCTTAAGCATCGACAAGCCTTTCTCTAAATGCGTTTGCTCATCGACTACCGCTTCAAGCAGACGCAGTTCTAACGCTTCTACAGTTT
Encoded proteins:
- a CDS encoding tetratricopeptide repeat protein, with the translated sequence MMKKVWILVGLILMPFMLQAKELSQYTAIRVQKAHQLSQEEKVKEAIETLASIESSRAYDKAYVARMLGVFYWQDGKPSAAIKQLAYAVDTGLLLDEQAWITQRMLADLLLNEQEFKKALPHYYELVKTAPEAEKKDQLWLRIAQAEYQLQNWKKVLPAIAQYDKFNKTPDLAPLSLKLGAQLQLKQWKQSIPTLESLIELQPDKTNWWRQLVGIQMRLDRNRAALNTLALAELQGVEISDSDRRLMAQLYAKRGIPERAAKEISKLSNASSDAQLLAEQATYWQLAREWDQAIEIWTLAAKQKPKYHWNVAQLMVQQGYYSKALVELDKVKEKDKQADVALAKVRSWYKLKDLDKALIHAKKAENLESSKTAQGWIKYLSQLRRVSSNDAA
- a CDS encoding energy transducer TonB, with translation MIRLFLALPIAGALGLVLFSFMAWMVDNGHQRAPEKSESLTFNMVMMEQEQEVQRRQRAVPEQPEMPEPPPEAQASTSQASVTPLNTMSSLPALDLNTSIDGLAINAPTFSDFGTNQQAMPLYRVEPRYPAKALKRGAEGYVVMSFTIDETGRPIDIQVTEANPRRMFEREAMRALKKWKYQPKVIDGKAIAQIGQTVRLEFKLAK
- a CDS encoding ExbD/TolR family protein produces the protein MRLGRRHSKNEEAQIDLTSMLDIVFIMLIFFIVTSSFVRESGVEVNRPQASNVVSQKDAGIFVAITSANDIYIDKRLIDVERVQATLEHLLLEQPEASLVIQADEHAYNGTVVKVMDAAKGAGVKNIALAAEQR
- a CDS encoding MotA/TolQ/ExbB proton channel family protein, with the translated sequence MDILLSSSLFSSDWLLSLSDFMDQGGFVLWWLAAVVLVYWVLVVERVLYLAFYFPKQRKAWVEQWNERHDQSSWHAKAIREGWLGQASLLLNQNLNFIKLLVAICPMLGLLGTVTGMISVFDVMATQGSSDPKLMASGISLATLPTMAGMVAALAGMFVHARLAKVCSRLEIKLEKSLRSQR